From a single Fusobacterium ulcerans ATCC 49185 genomic region:
- a CDS encoding glutathione ABC transporter substrate-binding protein, producing the protein MKKKLHLLVLALLSVFLFISCGGSKETAGAKAATKDTLVVANGADAKSLDPHATNDAPSSKVTVQIYDRLVEQDENMNIIPSLAESWEQPDDVTTVFHLRKGVKFHNGEPLTAADVKFSLDRMKSSPQVSHIIGTVDKVEVVDENTVKVITKQPFGALLSHLCHPTAAILNEKAVKAAGDSYGQHPVGTGPYKFVSWASGDRIVLEANPDYFLGETPIKNVIFRAIPEATNRTIGLETGEIDIAYDIEGMDKERIREDKNLVFLEEPSLSIDYIGFNTKKAPFNDVRVRQAIASVINVDDIISTVYKGSATKANSLIGPKVFGHSDEAKAWTVDIDKAKALLAEAGYPNGFKSKIWINENPDRRDIAIIVQDQLRAIGVDIAVETLEWGAFLDGTSRGDHEMFILGWVSVTGDADYGLYPLLHTSCFGGAGNRAFYDNPKVDELLTKARNSNDQDERKALYNQVQIIVQEEVPLYITAYKAQNAGLQKYVDNFKLKAAGHHRLYGTKFKQN; encoded by the coding sequence ATGAAAAAGAAATTACATCTATTGGTTCTAGCACTTCTATCGGTATTCTTATTTATCTCTTGTGGTGGAAGTAAAGAAACAGCAGGAGCAAAAGCAGCAACAAAAGATACACTGGTAGTGGCTAACGGAGCAGATGCAAAATCTTTGGATCCACATGCAACAAATGATGCACCGTCATCAAAAGTAACAGTTCAAATATATGATAGATTAGTTGAACAAGATGAAAATATGAATATTATTCCAAGTCTTGCTGAATCATGGGAACAGCCTGATGATGTGACAACTGTATTTCATTTAAGAAAAGGAGTAAAATTTCACAATGGTGAGCCTTTAACTGCAGCAGATGTTAAATTTTCTTTAGACAGAATGAAAAGTTCTCCACAAGTATCTCATATTATAGGAACTGTGGATAAAGTAGAAGTAGTAGATGAAAATACTGTAAAAGTAATAACTAAACAACCATTCGGAGCTTTATTAAGCCACTTATGTCATCCAACAGCAGCTATACTTAATGAAAAAGCTGTCAAAGCTGCTGGAGATTCTTATGGACAACATCCAGTAGGAACAGGACCATATAAATTTGTATCATGGGCTTCAGGTGATAGAATAGTACTTGAAGCTAATCCTGATTATTTCTTAGGAGAAACTCCTATAAAAAATGTTATATTCAGAGCAATACCTGAAGCAACTAACAGAACAATAGGATTAGAAACTGGAGAAATAGATATAGCTTACGATATTGAAGGAATGGATAAAGAAAGAATAAGAGAAGATAAAAATCTAGTATTTTTAGAAGAACCATCTTTATCAATTGACTATATTGGATTCAATACTAAAAAAGCGCCTTTCAATGATGTAAGAGTAAGACAAGCTATTGCATCTGTAATCAATGTAGATGATATTATCTCTACAGTATATAAAGGATCAGCAACAAAAGCTAATTCACTTATTGGACCAAAAGTGTTTGGGCATAGTGATGAAGCAAAAGCTTGGACAGTTGATATAGATAAAGCTAAAGCTTTACTAGCTGAAGCTGGATATCCAAATGGATTTAAATCAAAAATCTGGATCAATGAAAATCCAGACAGAAGAGATATAGCTATAATAGTTCAAGATCAATTAAGAGCTATTGGAGTAGATATAGCTGTTGAAACTCTTGAGTGGGGAGCATTCTTAGATGGAACTTCAAGAGGAGATCATGAAATGTTTATATTAGGATGGGTAAGTGTAACTGGAGATGCTGACTATGGATTATATCCATTACTTCATACATCTTGTTTTGGTGGAGCTGGAAACAGAGCATTCTATGACAATCCTAAAGTTGACGAATTGTTAACAAAAGCAAGAAATTCAAATGATCAAGATGAAAGAAAAGCATTATATAATCAAGTACAAATTATAGTTCAAGAAGAAGTGCCTTTATACATAACAGCATACAAAGCTCAAAATGCTGGATTACAAAAATATGTAGATAACTTTAAATTAAAAGCAGCAGGACACCATAGATTGTATGGTACAAAATTTAAACAAAATTAA
- the nikB gene encoding nickel ABC transporter permease codes for MHKYVLRRLLLLIPVLLGVSLLVFTIMSLTPGDPAQLILGENAPKEAILKLREEMGLNDPFLVQYFRYVGKAVVGDFGRSYTTGREVFGEIFSRFPNTLILAVIGIIISVCIGIPVGIISATRQYSFLDSFSMILALLGVSMPVFWLGLMLILTFSVKLGLLPSGGFDGLKSLILPSVTLGVGSAAIITRMTRSSMLEVIRQDYIRTARAKGVAEKVVINKHALKNALIPIITVVGLQFGGLLGGAVLTESVYSWPGVGRLMVDAIRQKDTPTVLAAVIFLAATFSVVNLLVDILYAYVDPRIKSQYK; via the coding sequence ATGCACAAATACGTATTAAGAAGACTTTTATTACTTATTCCTGTATTATTAGGAGTATCGCTTTTAGTTTTTACTATCATGTCATTAACTCCTGGGGATCCAGCACAGTTAATTTTGGGTGAAAATGCACCTAAAGAGGCAATCTTAAAATTGAGAGAAGAAATGGGACTTAATGATCCATTCTTAGTTCAATATTTTAGATATGTGGGAAAAGCTGTTGTTGGTGACTTTGGAAGATCTTACACTACTGGAAGAGAGGTATTTGGAGAAATATTTTCCAGATTCCCAAATACACTTATATTAGCTGTCATTGGAATAATAATTTCAGTTTGTATAGGTATACCAGTTGGTATTATTTCAGCTACAAGACAATATTCATTCTTAGACAGTTTCAGTATGATATTAGCATTACTAGGAGTTTCTATGCCAGTATTCTGGTTAGGGCTTATGCTTATACTTACTTTCTCTGTTAAATTAGGATTATTACCTTCTGGAGGATTTGATGGGCTCAAGAGTTTAATACTACCATCAGTGACTTTAGGGGTAGGATCTGCTGCTATCATAACAAGAATGACACGTTCTTCTATGTTGGAAGTTATAAGACAGGATTATATCAGAACTGCGAGAGCTAAAGGGGTTGCAGAAAAAGTTGTAATCAATAAACATGCTCTTAAAAATGCGCTAATCCCAATAATCACAGTAGTTGGATTACAATTTGGTGGTCTTTTAGGAGGAGCTGTTCTTACAGAATCAGTTTACTCATGGCCTGGTGTAGGAAGACTTATGGTTGATGCTATCAGACAAAAGGATACTCCTACAGTTCTAGCAGCAGTTATATTCTTAGCTGCAACATTCAGTGTTGTAAATCTATTGGTAGATATATTATATGCTTATGTTGATCCTAGAATCAAATCACAATATAAGTAG
- a CDS encoding uridine kinase family protein has protein sequence MITFDPKKYAVTLKLVFLKAVYEIFPDIEVEIEHSLNNGTYGTVIKGEKITEEGIKKIDKKMKEIIEKNYPIVLICQDNDTLKSKSKSKSILRKDIRTLLENSGWTGMMEYEIDGYFDFIYEEPYPSTGNVKLYEISLYNGGFLIKYPTKTPDELPPYIDNPKMAKVFQETGQWNCILDVSTIGTLNEKILKGKIPELIRINEALHHKNISKIADQIAENKDIKLVTIAGPSSSGKTTFSKRLYLHLRANEINPIVISLDDYYIGRKNVPLDEDGNKDYETIDALDLKLLNENLKELVAGKEVEIPEYNFVSGEREKKGKMMKVPEHGLIIIEGIHGLNEKLTASIPKKNKFKIYVSCLTQLNIDRHNRIATSDVRKIRRLVRDSMARDTFVEETIAMWNSVRKGEEKYIFPFQEDADVMFNSNLVYELGVLKRYAIRELIKVRADSPYYEEAKRLMKFLYCFVDIDSKYIPDDSILKEFIGDSIFYKY, from the coding sequence ATGATAACGTTTGATCCCAAAAAGTATGCAGTAACATTAAAACTTGTTTTTCTAAAAGCAGTCTATGAAATTTTTCCAGATATTGAAGTAGAGATAGAACATTCTTTAAATAATGGAACATATGGAACTGTAATAAAAGGAGAAAAAATAACTGAAGAAGGTATTAAAAAAATAGATAAAAAAATGAAAGAAATTATAGAAAAAAATTATCCGATAGTTCTAATATGTCAAGATAATGATACTTTAAAAAGTAAAAGTAAAAGTAAAAGCATATTAAGAAAAGACATAAGGACATTACTTGAAAATTCAGGATGGACAGGAATGATGGAATATGAAATAGATGGATATTTTGATTTCATTTATGAGGAGCCATATCCTTCAACTGGAAATGTAAAATTATATGAAATTTCTTTATATAATGGTGGTTTTTTAATAAAATATCCAACAAAAACTCCTGATGAACTTCCACCATATATAGATAATCCTAAAATGGCAAAAGTATTTCAGGAAACAGGGCAATGGAATTGTATTTTAGATGTATCTACTATTGGTACATTAAATGAAAAAATATTAAAGGGTAAAATTCCAGAGTTAATAAGAATAAATGAGGCTCTTCATCATAAGAATATCAGTAAAATAGCAGATCAAATAGCAGAAAATAAAGATATAAAATTGGTAACTATTGCAGGACCTTCATCTTCTGGAAAAACAACATTCAGTAAGAGATTATATCTTCATTTAAGGGCTAATGAAATAAATCCAATAGTAATATCTTTAGATGACTATTATATTGGAAGAAAAAATGTTCCCCTTGATGAAGATGGAAATAAGGACTACGAAACTATTGATGCTCTTGATTTGAAATTATTGAATGAAAACTTAAAAGAACTTGTAGCTGGGAAAGAAGTGGAGATACCAGAGTATAACTTTGTAAGTGGAGAGAGAGAAAAAAAGGGGAAAATGATGAAAGTTCCAGAACATGGACTTATAATCATAGAGGGAATACATGGGCTTAATGAGAAATTAACTGCATCTATACCTAAGAAAAATAAATTTAAAATATATGTAAGCTGTTTAACGCAGCTGAATATAGACAGACATAATAGAATAGCAACAAGTGATGTAAGAAAAATAAGACGTCTTGTAAGAGATAGTATGGCTAGAGATACATTTGTAGAAGAAACTATTGCTATGTGGAATTCTGTAAGAAAAGGAGAAGAAAAATATATTTTTCCATTTCAGGAAGATGCAGATGTGATGTTTAATTCTAATTTAGTATATGAATTAGGAGTGTTGAAAAGATATGCTATAAGGGAGCTGATAAAAGTAAGAGCAGACAGTCCATATTATGAAGAAGCAAAAAGACTTATGAAATTCTTGTATTGTTTTGTTGATATAGATTCAAAATATATTCCTGATGATTCAATACTTAAAGAATTTATTGGTGACAGTATTTTTTATAAATATTAA
- the rpsO gene encoding 30S ribosomal protein S15 has product MRSKAEIVKEFGKFEGDTGSTEVQIALLTEKINHLTDHLRVHKKDFHSRLGLLKMVGQRKRLLAYLTKKDLEGYRNLIARLGIRK; this is encoded by the coding sequence ATGAGAAGCAAAGCAGAAATTGTTAAAGAATTTGGAAAATTTGAAGGAGATACAGGATCAACTGAAGTACAAATCGCACTTCTTACTGAAAAGATCAATCACCTAACAGATCACCTAAGAGTTCATAAAAAAGATTTCCATTCAAGATTAGGACTATTAAAAATGGTAGGACAAAGAAAAAGATTACTAGCTTACTTAACTAAGAAAGATCTTGAAGGATACAGAAACTTAATCGCTAGATTAGGAATCAGAAAATAA
- a CDS encoding YibE/F family protein → MKKFLLLTLMIYSLFSITIYSQEEYIKGKILKLEDCLSPEEEVEELKEILLYDVVIMEGERKGDKILVEFPIYREDAFNINVKEGDNIVLYHDIDEEGNEKYYVADKDKRNDIIYLGALFVITTLAFSKFKGFKAMIALLLVVVFIYKVFIPGIIVGYSPILLSVATALFASIITIYLMTGFNNKGIIAILGAIGGVLVAGILSFIFVNSMRLTGYVTTEALNYASMLQNIKIKEVISAGVILGSMGAVMDVAMSISSALNEIKEKNQDIHRKELFLSGMRIGSDIIGTMINTLILAYIGSSLMTTIFIYLQKSQYPLIRILNFESIVVEILRAFCGSIGILVAVPITAYVASKIYSKK, encoded by the coding sequence ATGAAAAAATTTTTATTGCTGACATTGATGATATATTCATTATTTTCTATAACTATATATTCTCAAGAAGAATACATAAAAGGGAAAATATTGAAACTAGAGGACTGTCTTTCACCAGAAGAAGAAGTTGAAGAGTTAAAAGAAATACTTCTTTATGATGTGGTGATAATGGAAGGAGAGAGAAAAGGAGATAAAATTCTTGTGGAATTTCCTATCTATAGAGAAGACGCTTTTAATATAAATGTAAAAGAGGGAGATAATATAGTTCTTTATCATGATATAGATGAAGAGGGAAATGAAAAATACTATGTAGCTGATAAAGATAAAAGAAATGATATAATATACTTAGGAGCTCTTTTTGTAATTACTACACTGGCTTTTTCAAAATTTAAAGGCTTTAAAGCTATGATTGCATTGCTGTTGGTAGTTGTATTTATATATAAAGTTTTTATTCCAGGAATAATAGTGGGATATTCTCCAATTCTTTTATCAGTGGCAACTGCTTTATTTGCCTCTATTATAACAATATATCTCATGACAGGGTTTAATAATAAGGGGATAATAGCTATATTAGGAGCAATAGGTGGGGTTTTAGTAGCAGGAATATTGTCTTTTATATTTGTAAATTCAATGAGGCTGACAGGGTATGTCACAACAGAAGCCTTAAACTATGCTTCAATGCTGCAGAACATAAAAATAAAAGAGGTAATATCTGCAGGTGTTATTTTAGGAAGTATGGGAGCAGTAATGGATGTGGCCATGTCTATATCTTCAGCATTAAATGAAATAAAAGAAAAAAATCAGGATATACATAGAAAAGAGCTTTTCTTATCTGGAATGAGAATAGGAAGTGACATAATAGGAACAATGATTAATACGCTTATTCTTGCCTATATAGGAAGCAGCCTGATGACTACTATTTTTATATATTTGCAGAAAAGTCAATATCCTCTTATAAGAATATTGAACTTTGAATCAATAGTTGTAGAGATATTAAGAGCTTTTTGTGGAAGCATAGGTATTTTGGTTGCAGTACCGATAACAGCCTATGTAGCTTCAAAAATTTACTCAAAAAAATAA
- the nikC gene encoding nickel transporter permease, with the protein MSSKENAKQANKKRSQWREVWRMLKKNKMALLGLVILCILVLLALFADVIANYDTVVIKQNLGSRLQGPSAAHWLGTDEFGRDIFARLIHGARVSLKVGIVAVGISIICGGTLGALAGYYGGKLDNIIMRIMDIFLAVPSILLAIAIVSALGPSIINLMVAISVSNIPRYARIVRASVLSIRDQEFVEAAKAIGASNARIIFRHIIPNSLAPVIVQGTLGVASAILSTAGLSFIGLGIQPPAPEWGSMLSGGRQYLRYAWWVTTFPGVAIMITILSLNLLGDGLRDALDPRLKQ; encoded by the coding sequence ATGTCATCTAAAGAAAATGCAAAACAAGCCAATAAAAAAAGAAGCCAATGGAGAGAAGTATGGAGAATGCTGAAGAAAAATAAAATGGCTCTTTTAGGACTTGTTATTCTATGTATATTAGTTTTATTAGCATTATTTGCTGATGTTATAGCAAATTATGATACAGTAGTAATTAAACAAAATTTAGGAAGCAGATTACAAGGACCAAGTGCAGCTCACTGGCTTGGAACTGATGAATTTGGTAGAGATATATTTGCAAGACTTATCCATGGTGCAAGAGTATCACTAAAAGTTGGAATTGTAGCAGTTGGGATTTCAATTATATGTGGAGGAACTTTAGGAGCTCTAGCTGGATATTATGGTGGAAAATTAGATAATATAATCATGAGAATAATGGATATATTCCTAGCAGTACCAAGCATTCTTTTAGCTATTGCTATTGTTTCTGCATTAGGACCAAGTATAATCAACTTGATGGTTGCTATCAGTGTGTCTAACATACCTAGATATGCAAGAATAGTTAGAGCATCAGTTCTTTCTATAAGAGATCAGGAATTTGTTGAGGCAGCAAAAGCTATTGGTGCAAGTAATGCGAGAATAATATTCAGACATATAATTCCTAACTCATTGGCTCCTGTAATTGTACAAGGAACTCTAGGGGTTGCAAGTGCAATCTTATCAACAGCAGGATTGAGTTTTATTGGACTAGGAATACAGCCTCCTGCTCCAGAATGGGGATCTATGCTATCTGGAGGTAGACAATACCTTAGATATGCATGGTGGGTAACTACATTCCCAGGAGTGGCTATAATGATAACTATTTTATCATTGAACCTTTTAGGAGATGGACTTAGAGATGCACTAGATCCAAGATTAAAACAATAA
- a CDS encoding ABC transporter ATP-binding protein: MSEKLLDIKDLTIQYVTESETVSAVNGLDIELNEGETIGLVGETGAGKTTSALGIMGLVPNPPGKVVKGSIKFFGKDLLKETEEGMRKIRGSQISMIFQDPMTSLNPVMTVGEQIAEVIDIHEQIGPAAALEKAKDMLELVGIPGARVNDYPHQFSGGMKQRVVIAIALACNPKLLIADEPTTALDVTIQAQVLDLMNDLKEKFKTAMILITHDLGVVAQVCDKVAIMYAGEIIEAGTLLDVFENPKHPYTHGLFGSIPSLDEEATRLKPIQGLMPDPTDLPKGCKFHPRCPHATELCSKQDPNVVEVTKGHKVRCLICEGLVEFKAEQEDKK; encoded by the coding sequence ATGAGCGAAAAATTATTGGACATAAAAGATTTGACTATTCAATATGTTACAGAAAGCGAAACAGTATCTGCTGTTAATGGACTTGATATAGAACTTAATGAAGGAGAGACTATAGGTCTTGTTGGAGAAACTGGAGCTGGGAAAACAACTTCTGCTCTAGGTATCATGGGACTTGTTCCAAATCCTCCTGGGAAAGTAGTAAAAGGATCTATTAAATTTTTTGGAAAAGATCTTTTGAAAGAAACTGAAGAAGGAATGAGAAAAATTAGGGGAAGTCAGATATCAATGATATTCCAAGACCCTATGACTTCACTTAATCCAGTTATGACTGTTGGAGAACAGATAGCTGAGGTTATAGATATTCATGAACAAATAGGACCAGCAGCAGCTTTAGAAAAAGCAAAAGATATGCTTGAACTTGTTGGAATTCCAGGTGCTAGAGTAAATGATTATCCACATCAATTCTCTGGAGGAATGAAGCAAAGGGTTGTTATTGCCATTGCTCTTGCATGTAATCCAAAGCTTCTGATAGCAGATGAACCAACAACTGCACTAGATGTTACTATTCAAGCCCAAGTACTTGACTTGATGAATGACCTTAAAGAAAAATTTAAAACTGCAATGATCCTTATTACACATGACCTTGGAGTAGTTGCACAAGTATGTGATAAGGTAGCTATAATGTATGCTGGAGAAATAATAGAAGCAGGAACATTGTTAGATGTTTTTGAAAATCCTAAGCATCCATATACACATGGACTTTTTGGATCTATTCCTAGCTTAGATGAAGAAGCTACTAGATTAAAACCTATTCAAGGGTTAATGCCTGACCCTACTGATCTGCCAAAAGGATGTAAATTCCATCCTAGATGCCCTCATGCAACAGAACTTTGCTCTAAGCAAGATCCAAATGTTGTAGAAGTAACTAAAGGTCATAAAGTAAGATGTCTTATTTGTGAAGGATTGGTAGAATTTAAAGCGGAACAGGAGGATAAAAAATAA
- a CDS encoding nucleoside recognition domain-containing protein, with the protein MINAIWCGMIIIGVVVSIFTGKIQAVTDSAISSAGTAVEISIGLVGVMALWLGLMKIAEEAGLVKAMGKAMKPLMIRLFPEVPADHPAMGSMVANMAANFFGLGNAATPLGIKAMQELQELNTNKDEASNAMVMFLAINTSSVTLISSSVIAYRTAAGSANAAEVIAPTIVATIASTAVGIIACKILQKLPSFKREEI; encoded by the coding sequence ATGATTAATGCAATTTGGTGTGGAATGATAATTATTGGAGTGGTTGTATCTATATTTACTGGAAAGATTCAGGCAGTGACAGACTCAGCAATATCGTCAGCAGGAACAGCAGTGGAGATATCAATAGGACTGGTAGGTGTAATGGCATTGTGGCTTGGACTTATGAAGATAGCTGAAGAAGCAGGATTAGTAAAGGCTATGGGAAAAGCAATGAAGCCTCTTATGATAAGATTGTTTCCAGAAGTACCAGCAGATCATCCAGCTATGGGAAGTATGGTAGCAAATATGGCAGCGAACTTCTTTGGATTAGGAAATGCAGCAACACCATTAGGAATAAAAGCCATGCAGGAATTACAGGAACTGAATACAAATAAGGATGAGGCATCAAATGCAATGGTAATGTTTTTAGCAATAAACACTTCATCTGTAACTCTTATATCTTCAAGTGTAATAGCATACAGAACAGCAGCAGGTTCAGCAAATGCAGCAGAGGTTATAGCACCAACAATAGTTGCAACAATAGCATCAACAGCAGTAGGAATAATAGCTTGCAAAATTCTGCAAAAGTTACCATCATTTAAAAGAGAAGAAATTTAA
- a CDS encoding ABC transporter ATP-binding protein, producing the protein MEDSRVLLEVKNLKKYFNTPKGLLHAVDDVNFSIREGKTLGVVGESGCGKSTTGRVILRLLEATDGEILFEGKNIRNYTKEQMIEIRQKMQIIFQDPFASLNPRMTVSEIIAEPLIIHGIYKNREERDKRVMELMETVGLSERLMNTYPHELDGGRRQRIGIARALALNPKFIVCDEPVSALDVSIQAQVLNLMQDLQEEFGLTYMFITHDLSVVKHFSDDIAVMYLGQLVEKAPSKDLFKNPIHPYTKALLSAIPVASVTKKMERIRLQGEITSPINPEKGCRFAKRCVYAKEICRQEDPKLQEVGEGHFYACHLAKELGFVDEKAISLDKK; encoded by the coding sequence ATGGAAGATAGCAGAGTTTTACTTGAAGTAAAAAATCTAAAAAAATATTTTAATACTCCAAAAGGACTGCTTCATGCAGTGGATGATGTAAACTTTTCAATTCGTGAAGGAAAAACATTAGGAGTAGTTGGAGAATCTGGATGTGGAAAATCAACTACTGGAAGAGTTATTTTAAGACTTCTGGAAGCTACTGATGGAGAAATCTTATTTGAAGGAAAAAATATTAGAAACTATACAAAAGAACAAATGATAGAGATTAGACAGAAAATGCAGATTATTTTCCAGGATCCATTTGCCTCTTTGAATCCAAGAATGACTGTAAGTGAAATCATTGCAGAACCACTTATTATTCATGGAATCTATAAAAATAGAGAAGAGCGTGATAAAAGAGTAATGGAACTTATGGAAACAGTTGGATTAAGTGAAAGACTTATGAACACTTACCCTCATGAACTTGATGGAGGAAGAAGACAAAGAATAGGTATTGCCAGAGCACTTGCATTGAATCCTAAATTCATAGTTTGTGATGAGCCAGTATCTGCTCTTGATGTTTCTATCCAAGCACAGGTATTAAACTTGATGCAGGACCTTCAAGAGGAGTTTGGACTTACATATATGTTCATAACACATGACTTATCAGTTGTAAAACATTTCTCTGATGATATTGCAGTTATGTATTTGGGACAATTAGTTGAGAAAGCTCCTTCTAAAGACTTGTTTAAAAATCCTATTCATCCATATACAAAAGCATTATTATCAGCTATACCAGTAGCTAGTGTAACGAAGAAAATGGAAAGAATAAGACTGCAAGGAGAAATTACTTCTCCTATCAATCCTGAAAAAGGATGCAGATTTGCAAAAAGATGTGTTTATGCAAAAGAGATATGCAGACAGGAAGATCCAAAACTTCAAGAAGTTGGAGAAGGACACTTCTATGCTTGTCACTTAGCAAAAGAACTTGGATTTGTAGATGAAAAAGCAATATCTTTAGATAAAAAATAA
- a CDS encoding spore maturation protein, translating into MFVMIMNQISLYAIPMIIFIIVGYAFFVKKVRVYEVFCEGAKEGFTTAIRIIPFLVAMLVAIGIFRSSGCIDIMMKVLDPIFSMIGMPGEVLPMAIMRPLSGGGATGIMNDLMLTYGPDSLIGRIASTMMGSTETTFYVLAVYFGAVSIRKTRHAVAAGLLADVAGLLTSVWICNLMFR; encoded by the coding sequence ATGTTTGTAATGATAATGAATCAAATATCGCTTTATGCAATACCAATGATAATATTTATAATAGTAGGATATGCATTCTTTGTAAAGAAGGTAAGAGTATATGAAGTATTTTGCGAGGGAGCAAAGGAAGGATTTACAACAGCAATAAGAATAATACCATTTCTAGTGGCAATGCTGGTAGCAATAGGAATATTCAGAAGTTCAGGATGTATAGATATAATGATGAAAGTATTGGATCCAATATTTTCAATGATAGGAATGCCAGGAGAAGTATTACCAATGGCAATAATGAGACCATTGTCAGGAGGAGGAGCAACAGGAATAATGAATGATCTTATGCTGACATATGGACCAGATTCATTAATAGGAAGAATAGCTTCAACAATGATGGGATCAACAGAAACAACATTTTATGTACTGGCAGTATATTTTGGAGCAGTAAGTATAAGAAAGACAAGACATGCAGTAGCAGCAGGACTTTTAGCAGATGTGGCTGGGCTGCTGACATCAGTATGGATATGCAATTTAATGTTTAGATAA